In the Pseudomonas orientalis genome, one interval contains:
- a CDS encoding alpha/beta hydrolase has translation MNHSTVWLTANDHSRLYVNQWMPDVAPKAVVMLSHGMAEHSGRYARLAQALCGAGYGLYALDQRGHGRTADEGTLGLFAENDGWNKVVGDLASLNQHIGQQHPELAIILLGHSMGSYIAQAYMLHHSASLHGAILSGSNFQPVALYRAARLIARIERARQGLRGRSGLIDFLSFGSFNKAFKPNRTAFDWLSRDPVEVDKYIHDPLCGFRCTNQLWVDLLGGLQHISKASNLAQIDPGLPILIIGGECDPVSEGKRLKSLAHALREAGCQHLQLTIYPQARHEVFNETNRDGVTADVLAWLEHALTLPRPTRCE, from the coding sequence ATGAACCACAGCACTGTCTGGCTGACCGCGAACGACCACAGCCGGCTGTACGTCAATCAATGGATGCCTGACGTTGCACCCAAGGCCGTGGTGATGCTGTCCCATGGCATGGCCGAGCACAGCGGCCGCTATGCACGCCTGGCCCAGGCATTGTGCGGCGCCGGCTATGGTTTATATGCGCTGGACCAGCGCGGGCATGGCCGTACCGCCGATGAGGGCACCCTGGGGCTTTTTGCCGAGAACGACGGCTGGAACAAGGTGGTGGGCGATCTGGCCAGCCTCAACCAGCACATCGGCCAGCAGCACCCGGAGCTTGCGATCATCTTGCTGGGCCACAGCATGGGCAGCTATATCGCCCAGGCCTATATGCTGCATCACAGCGCCAGCCTGCACGGCGCAATTCTGAGCGGTTCCAATTTCCAGCCGGTGGCGCTGTATCGCGCCGCGCGGCTGATTGCACGTATCGAGCGCGCGCGCCAGGGCTTGCGCGGGCGCAGTGGGTTGATTGACTTTCTGTCGTTCGGCTCATTCAACAAGGCGTTCAAACCCAATCGCACCGCCTTCGACTGGCTCAGCCGCGACCCGGTTGAAGTCGACAAGTACATCCATGATCCGCTGTGCGGTTTTCGCTGCACCAATCAACTCTGGGTTGACCTGCTCGGCGGTTTGCAGCACATCAGCAAAGCGTCAAATCTCGCGCAGATCGATCCGGGCCTGCCGATTCTGATAATCGGCGGTGAATGTGATCCGGTGAGTGAAGGCAAGCGTCTCAAAAGCCTGGCCCATGCCCTGCGCGAGGCCGGCTGCCAGCACCTGCAATTGACGATCTACCCGCAGGCACGTCATGAAGTGTTCAACGAAACCAACCGCGACGGCGTCACTGCGGATGTACTGGCGTGGCTCGAACACGCCCTGACCTTGCCCAGGCCCACCCGCTGCGAATGA
- a CDS encoding DUF3820 family protein: MNPEKLELLITREMPFGKYKGRIIADLPGPYLNWFAREGFPHGELGGLLALMQEIDHNGLAELLEPLRAKHGKPAPRH; encoded by the coding sequence ATGAACCCCGAAAAACTCGAATTGCTGATAACCCGCGAAATGCCCTTTGGCAAATACAAGGGCCGGATCATCGCCGACCTGCCCGGCCCTTACCTGAACTGGTTCGCTCGCGAGGGATTTCCCCACGGAGAACTGGGCGGTCTGCTGGCCTTGATGCAGGAAATCGACCACAACGGCTTGGCCGAATTGCTCGAACCGTTGCGCGCTAAACACGGTAAACCCGCCCCTCGCCATTGA
- a CDS encoding ferritin-like domain-containing protein → MTDINKESISVLNDLIETSIDGQKGFKECAEDIKHPELKALFAKRSADCATAAAELKTAVRALGGDPEDSGSMAGALHRGWVDVKSMITGKDEESVLNEAERGEDHALKAYREAIEKINKHNLLGIRDLVERQYHGVQRNHDQVKALRNQARAQS, encoded by the coding sequence ATGACTGACATCAACAAAGAATCGATCTCCGTACTGAACGACCTGATCGAAACCAGCATCGATGGGCAGAAAGGTTTCAAAGAGTGCGCTGAAGACATCAAGCACCCTGAACTCAAAGCGCTGTTCGCCAAGCGTTCCGCCGATTGCGCCACTGCCGCTGCCGAGCTGAAAACCGCCGTGCGTGCCCTGGGTGGCGATCCGGAAGATTCCGGCAGCATGGCCGGTGCACTGCATCGCGGTTGGGTTGACGTGAAATCGATGATCACCGGTAAGGACGAAGAGTCTGTGTTGAACGAAGCCGAGCGCGGTGAAGACCACGCACTGAAGGCTTATCGTGAAGCGATCGAGAAGATCAACAAGCACAACCTGCTGGGCATTCGTGACCTGGTTGAACGTCAGTACCACGGCGTGCAACGTAACCACGACCAAGTCAAAGCCCTGCGTAACCAGGCACGTGCTCAGTCCTGA
- the fadD1 gene encoding long-chain-fatty-acid--CoA ligase FadD1, whose protein sequence is MNEDFWKDKYPAGIAAQINPDEYPNIQAVLKQSCQRFANKPAFSNLGKTITYGELYELSGAFAAYLQQHTDLKPGDRIAVQLPNVLQYPVAVFGAIRAGLIVVNTNPLYTAREMEHQFNDSGAKALVCLANMAHLAEKVVPKTAVKHVIVTEVADLLSPFKRLLINSVIKYVKKMVPAYHLPQAIKFNDVLAKGHGQTVSDANPASGDVAVLQYTGGTTGVAKGAMLTHRNLVANMLQCKALMGSNLNEGCEILITPLPLYHIYAFTFHCMAMMLIGNHNILISNPRDLPAMVKELSKWKFSGFVGLNTLFVALCNNEGFRKLDFSALKVTLSGGMALQLAAAERWKAVTGCAICEGYGMTETSPVATVNPIQHIQIGTIGIPVPSTVCKVIADDGTELALGETGELCVKGPQVMKGYWQREDATAEMLDSEGWLKTGDIAIIQPDGYMRIVDRKKDMILVSGFNVYPNELEDVLAGLPGVLQCAAIGVPDEKSGEHIKLFIVVKPGATLTKEQVMEHMRANVTGYKVPKAVEFRDALPTTNVGKILRRELRDEELKRLGVKK, encoded by the coding sequence ATGAACGAAGACTTTTGGAAGGATAAGTACCCCGCCGGGATTGCTGCACAAATCAATCCGGACGAGTATCCGAATATTCAGGCGGTACTGAAGCAGTCCTGCCAGCGCTTCGCCAACAAACCGGCTTTCAGCAACCTGGGCAAGACCATCACCTACGGTGAACTGTACGAATTGTCCGGCGCATTTGCCGCCTACCTGCAACAGCATACCGACTTGAAGCCCGGCGATCGAATCGCCGTGCAACTGCCCAACGTACTGCAGTACCCGGTCGCCGTTTTCGGTGCCATCCGCGCCGGGCTGATCGTGGTCAACACCAACCCGCTGTACACCGCGCGGGAAATGGAACATCAATTCAACGACTCCGGGGCCAAGGCTCTGGTCTGCCTGGCCAACATGGCGCACCTGGCTGAAAAAGTCGTGCCCAAGACCGCCGTCAAACACGTGATCGTGACCGAAGTGGCCGACCTGTTGTCGCCGTTCAAGCGCCTGTTGATCAACAGCGTGATCAAGTACGTGAAAAAAATGGTCCCGGCGTATCACTTGCCGCAAGCGATCAAGTTCAATGACGTGCTGGCCAAGGGGCACGGCCAGACGGTCAGCGATGCCAACCCGGCCAGCGGCGATGTGGCGGTGTTGCAATACACCGGCGGCACCACCGGCGTGGCCAAGGGAGCGATGCTCACCCACCGCAACCTGGTTGCCAACATGCTGCAATGCAAGGCGCTGATGGGCTCCAACCTCAATGAAGGGTGCGAAATCCTGATCACGCCGCTGCCGCTGTACCACATCTATGCGTTCACCTTTCATTGCATGGCGATGATGCTGATCGGCAACCACAACATCCTGATCAGCAACCCGCGCGACCTGCCGGCGATGGTCAAGGAGCTGTCGAAGTGGAAGTTCAGCGGCTTTGTCGGCCTCAACACGCTGTTCGTGGCGCTGTGCAACAACGAAGGTTTCCGCAAGCTGGATTTCTCCGCGCTCAAGGTCACCCTGTCAGGCGGCATGGCGCTGCAACTGGCGGCGGCCGAACGCTGGAAGGCCGTGACCGGTTGCGCCATCTGCGAGGGCTACGGCATGACCGAAACCAGCCCGGTGGCCACCGTGAACCCGATCCAGCATATCCAGATCGGTACCATTGGCATTCCGGTGCCTTCCACCGTGTGCAAGGTTATTGCCGACGACGGCACTGAGCTGGCGCTGGGCGAAACCGGCGAGCTGTGCGTCAAAGGTCCGCAAGTGATGAAGGGCTACTGGCAGCGTGAAGATGCCACCGCCGAGATGCTCGACAGCGAAGGCTGGCTGAAGACCGGTGACATCGCGATCATCCAGCCCGACGGCTACATGCGTATTGTCGACCGCAAGAAGGACATGATCCTGGTCTCGGGCTTCAACGTGTACCCCAACGAACTGGAAGACGTGCTGGCCGGCCTGCCGGGCGTATTGCAATGCGCGGCCATCGGCGTACCGGATGAAAAGTCCGGGGAGCACATCAAGTTGTTCATCGTGGTCAAGCCGGGGGCCACCCTGACCAAGGAGCAGGTGATGGAGCACATGCGCGCCAACGTCACCGGCTACAAGGTGCCCAAGGCCGTTGAGTTCCGCGATGCATTGCCGACTACCAACGTGGGCAAGATCCTGCGGCGTGAATTGCGCGATGAAGAGCTGAAGAGGCTCGGCGTGAAGAAATAA
- a CDS encoding TfuA-like protein codes for MKLHLFVGPTAAGLAPGVLEQRDVILHAPARRGDVQALVEQYPQPGCIAIVDGTFHSFPSVGHIEIRRAIEQGWNIWGLASMGAIRASEMRLLGMQGYGVVYGHYRDDPEFDDDEVTLVHEIDAPYRAMSEPLIHVRGFVAALVEQQTLSADNAHAIIRDLKERWYAERTLSRLRKLLLACAEMTQPQVDDALAGFKAFRVKSQDLQGFLSSRCWHSGSEG; via the coding sequence ATGAAACTGCATTTATTCGTAGGGCCGACGGCAGCGGGATTGGCGCCGGGCGTGCTGGAGCAGCGTGACGTGATCCTGCATGCGCCGGCCCGACGCGGCGACGTACAGGCGCTGGTCGAGCAATACCCGCAACCAGGCTGCATCGCCATCGTGGACGGTACATTCCACAGCTTTCCTTCCGTAGGCCACATCGAGATCCGTCGCGCCATCGAGCAGGGCTGGAATATCTGGGGCCTGGCGTCCATGGGCGCGATCCGAGCCAGCGAGATGCGTTTGCTCGGCATGCAGGGCTACGGGGTGGTCTACGGGCATTACCGCGATGATCCAGAGTTCGACGACGATGAGGTCACGCTGGTGCACGAAATCGACGCGCCCTATCGCGCCATGTCCGAGCCGCTGATCCATGTGCGTGGCTTTGTCGCCGCGCTGGTGGAACAGCAGACTCTTTCGGCGGATAACGCCCACGCGATTATCCGCGACCTCAAGGAGCGTTGGTACGCCGAGCGGACCTTGTCCCGGTTGAGAAAACTGCTGCTGGCCTGCGCCGAGATGACACAACCGCAAGTTGACGACGCGCTGGCGGGCTTCAAGGCGTTTCGCGTCAAGAGCCAGGACTTGCAGGGCTTTTTGTCATCGCGCTGCTGGCACAGCGGATCCGAAGGCTGA
- a CDS encoding YcaO-like family protein — protein MRRVLFDDSNSTHLRISYSTGHYMYRMTSSLRKASLADTLSHARKLAVQFGITRVTNTTWLDKIGIPVFASIRPDAVEGSLCVSAGKGMRAEEAQVGAYMEAIEFAIAEYRNRNIEVFFSTPRKVAAQAGFAHEFVDFCPILGAPIDPDGPLACVEAEDVATGRTFAVPAELIFSPFSENQGQRIFGTSTNGLSSGNSVDEASVHGIAEIVERDVQAFNFMKDTSRLMLRDCPVPTLDPLFSRVEAAGLDAVVRYTPSVIGLPYVQGFILEPSDDAPIAISCGSGLHLCRDIASVRGLAEAAQSRLSYIHGGRDDLIERFKYFSASDRQAELDAVARLRSHVNDSREAIAYSAIEDANAQIDSIDSALECLLERLRHQGFSQVLRVVLSKNDSPLAVVKMVIPGMESFQPALKRAGPRLSRYISR, from the coding sequence ATGCGGCGCGTGCTATTCGATGACTCGAATAGCACGCACTTACGGATCAGTTATTCAACAGGCCATTACATGTATCGCATGACGTCAAGTTTGCGCAAAGCCTCATTGGCCGACACGTTGTCCCATGCCAGGAAACTTGCTGTGCAGTTTGGTATTACGCGAGTGACCAATACCACCTGGCTGGACAAGATCGGTATTCCGGTATTCGCCAGTATTCGCCCCGACGCGGTCGAAGGTTCGCTGTGCGTCAGCGCGGGGAAGGGCATGCGCGCCGAGGAAGCGCAGGTCGGTGCGTACATGGAGGCGATTGAATTTGCCATCGCCGAATATCGCAACCGCAACATTGAAGTGTTCTTTTCCACGCCGCGTAAAGTGGCGGCACAAGCGGGCTTTGCCCACGAATTCGTTGATTTTTGCCCGATCCTCGGTGCACCGATCGACCCCGATGGCCCCCTGGCCTGTGTCGAGGCCGAGGACGTTGCCACCGGCCGCACGTTTGCCGTGCCCGCCGAATTGATTTTTTCACCGTTCAGCGAAAACCAGGGGCAGCGCATTTTCGGCACCAGCACCAATGGACTCAGCTCCGGTAACAGCGTGGATGAAGCCAGCGTGCACGGCATTGCCGAAATCGTCGAGCGCGACGTGCAAGCCTTCAATTTCATGAAAGACACCTCGCGTCTGATGCTGCGCGATTGTCCGGTCCCGACCCTGGACCCCTTGTTCAGCCGGGTGGAAGCCGCAGGGTTGGACGCCGTGGTGCGTTACACCCCCAGCGTGATCGGCCTGCCTTATGTCCAGGGCTTCATCCTCGAGCCGTCCGATGACGCGCCCATCGCCATTTCCTGCGGTTCCGGCCTGCATCTGTGCCGGGACATCGCCTCGGTCAGGGGGCTCGCCGAGGCTGCCCAGTCGCGGCTCTCGTATATTCACGGCGGCCGCGACGACCTGATCGAGCGCTTCAAGTACTTCTCCGCCAGTGACCGCCAGGCCGAGTTGGACGCGGTGGCGCGCCTGCGCAGCCACGTGAACGATTCGCGTGAGGCCATCGCCTATTCGGCGATCGAGGACGCCAACGCGCAGATCGACAGTATCGATTCTGCCTTGGAATGTCTGCTTGAGCGCCTGCGCCACCAGGGATTCAGCCAGGTACTGCGCGTTGTACTGAGTAAAAACGATTCCCCGTTGGCCGTCGTCAAGATGGTCATTCCAGGCATGGAGTCGTTCCAGCCGGCACTCAAGCGCGCAGGCCCGCGCCTGTCGCGCTATATCTCACGCTAG
- the fadD2 gene encoding long-chain-fatty-acid--CoA ligase FadD2, translating into MQPDFWNDKRAAGVPNDIDLSSYTSVIEVFERSCKTFADRPAFSNMGITLTYAELERHSAAFAGYLQRHTDLKPGERIAVQMPNVLHYPIAVFGALRAGLIVVNTNPLYTPREMRHQFKDAGVRALVYLNLFGSRVQEVCADTEIDYLIEARMGDFMPAAKGWLVNTLVDKVKKMVPAYHLPRAVSFKRALGMGAGLGVTRHPVTLDDIAVLQYTGGTTGLAKGAMLTHGNLVANMQQVRACMSQTGDDGHPLIKEGQEVMIAPLPLYHIYAFTANCMCMMVSGNHNVLITNPRDIGGFVKELKKWRFTGLLGLNTLFVALMDHPDFKSLDFSHLKLTNSGGTALIKATAERWQHITGCAIGEGYGLTETSPVASTNPYGDKSRLGTVGIPVPATAMKVIDDEGAELPLGERGELCIKGPQVMKGYWQQPQATAEALDADGWFKTGDIAVIDADGFIRIVDRKKDLIIVSGFNVYPNEIEDVVMAHPAVANCAVIGVPDERTGEAVKLFVVARAQGVTLEELKAYCKTNFTGYKVPKHIVLRDSLPMTPVGKILRRELRDIA; encoded by the coding sequence ATGCAACCTGATTTCTGGAATGACAAACGCGCCGCGGGCGTTCCCAATGACATCGACCTCAGCAGTTACACGTCGGTGATCGAAGTCTTCGAGCGCTCCTGCAAGACCTTTGCCGACCGTCCGGCGTTCAGCAACATGGGCATCACCCTGACCTACGCCGAGCTTGAGCGCCACAGCGCGGCGTTCGCCGGTTACCTGCAGCGGCACACCGACCTCAAGCCCGGCGAGCGCATCGCGGTACAGATGCCCAACGTGCTGCATTATCCGATTGCCGTGTTTGGCGCACTGCGCGCCGGGCTGATCGTGGTCAATACCAACCCGTTGTACACCCCGCGTGAAATGCGTCACCAGTTCAAGGACGCCGGCGTGCGGGCGCTGGTCTACCTCAACCTGTTCGGTTCGCGGGTTCAGGAAGTGTGTGCAGACACCGAAATCGACTACCTGATCGAAGCCAGGATGGGCGACTTCATGCCCGCCGCCAAGGGCTGGCTGGTCAACACACTGGTCGACAAGGTGAAGAAGATGGTCCCGGCCTACCACCTGCCGCGTGCGGTGTCGTTCAAGCGCGCCCTGGGCATGGGCGCCGGCCTGGGCGTGACCCGCCATCCGGTGACCCTCGATGACATCGCGGTGCTGCAATACACCGGAGGCACCACCGGCCTGGCCAAGGGCGCGATGCTCACCCATGGCAACCTGGTGGCGAACATGCAGCAGGTGCGGGCGTGCATGTCCCAGACCGGCGACGATGGTCACCCGTTGATCAAGGAAGGGCAGGAGGTAATGATTGCGCCGCTGCCGCTGTACCACATCTATGCGTTTACGGCGAATTGCATGTGCATGATGGTGTCCGGCAACCACAACGTGCTGATCACCAATCCACGGGACATTGGCGGGTTCGTCAAGGAGCTGAAAAAGTGGCGTTTCACCGGGCTGTTGGGGCTCAACACGTTGTTTGTGGCGCTGATGGACCATCCGGACTTCAAGAGCCTGGACTTTTCCCATCTCAAGCTGACCAACTCCGGCGGCACGGCGTTGATCAAGGCCACCGCCGAGCGCTGGCAGCACATCACCGGTTGTGCGATCGGCGAGGGCTACGGACTGACGGAAACCTCGCCGGTGGCCAGCACCAACCCTTATGGCGATAAGTCCCGACTGGGTACAGTCGGCATTCCGGTGCCGGCCACGGCCATGAAAGTGATCGATGACGAGGGCGCCGAGCTGCCGTTGGGCGAGCGCGGCGAACTGTGCATCAAGGGCCCTCAGGTAATGAAAGGCTATTGGCAGCAGCCGCAGGCCACCGCCGAAGCGCTGGACGCCGACGGTTGGTTCAAGACCGGCGACATCGCCGTGATCGATGCCGATGGTTTTATCCGTATTGTCGATCGCAAGAAAGACCTGATCATCGTGTCGGGCTTTAACGTGTACCCCAACGAAATCGAAGACGTGGTGATGGCGCATCCGGCAGTGGCCAACTGCGCGGTGATCGGCGTGCCGGACGAGCGTACCGGGGAGGCGGTGAAACTGTTTGTGGTGGCGCGTGCCCAAGGGGTGACCCTTGAGGAGTTGAAGGCGTACTGCAAGACCAACTTCACCGGGTACAAGGTGCCCAAGCATATCGTGCTCAGGGATTCGCTGCCGATGACGCCGGTGGGCAAGATTCTGCGCCGGGAGCTGCGCGACATCGCCTGA
- a CDS encoding MaoC family dehydratase, producing MTQVTNTPYEALEVGQTASFSKTVEERDIQLFAAMSGDHNPVHLDAEYAKATMFKERIAHGMFSGALISAAVACELPGPGTIYIGQQMSFQKPVKIGDTLTVRLEILEKLPKFRVRIATRVFNQRDELVVDGEAEILAPRKQQVVTLTELPPISIG from the coding sequence ATGACCCAGGTAACCAATACCCCCTACGAGGCCCTCGAAGTCGGCCAGACCGCCAGCTTCAGCAAAACCGTCGAAGAGCGCGATATCCAGTTGTTCGCCGCCATGTCCGGCGATCACAACCCGGTGCATCTGGATGCCGAATATGCCAAAGCGACCATGTTCAAGGAGCGTATCGCCCATGGCATGTTCAGTGGTGCGCTGATCAGTGCGGCCGTGGCTTGCGAGTTGCCTGGGCCGGGCACCATTTATATCGGTCAGCAGATGAGCTTTCAGAAGCCGGTGAAGATTGGCGACACCCTGACCGTGCGCCTGGAAATCCTGGAGAAACTGCCGAAGTTTCGTGTGCGCATTGCCACTCGCGTATTCAACCAGCGTGATGAGCTGGTAGTGGATGGCGAGGCGGAGATTCTTGCGCCGCGTAAGCAGCAAGTTGTAACGCTGACTGAGCTGCCGCCGATCAGCATTGGCTGA